The following is a genomic window from Amphiura filiformis chromosome 4, Afil_fr2py, whole genome shotgun sequence.
CATCATCTAAATCACTTTGTTCATGTTGTTTGGTCGGTGTGGCTGTACTTGTGAAGGAGCTGGCAGTGCTGGAACTCTGAAAGAATTGAATATAAAAAGAATATAGCCTGTGAGAATGTTTCTTACAAGCAAAATTCCAAGTGATTTGTTTCTTTAGGGTGTCAAGTGTTCAAAAAATTAGGTTGCCATTTTTTTTCAATACAGTGTTCATTTTCTCATAATCCATGTTGAAATGTATTCTTTACATAGTATAAAGTATGTGTATCCAACAATCTTGCTGCATTACAGGATTATAAATTGAGCATATAAACATGACAAAAAATAGCCAGTTACAAAAAGTTTCCTTAGTGTGGTGAAAAGTAACTAAAATATTTGTTGCCTTGTGCTCTAGATATTTCAGAGTGGTCAATCTTCACACATTTTGTTGGATTCCAATACATTTTGCTTTAATTCTGCAAAACCAACAATTTAACACTTCATTCACTAAATCTCACAACATTTATTATGTTCAGTTTATTGTCACACCTTTGTAGCCTATGCTTAACATACCTAGGATAGCAGACATTGGTAATGATTGACCAATGATTTGTAATGATCACACTTAGCTATTTTGTTCTTTGATAATTTCTTAGAATATTCAAAGGAAAAATTTGTATGTACAGAATATCCATTTGTGTTAcaaataaatatctaaatgatttgcaaaaagtTGAAAAATAATGATGCATCTTACTACAACTTTTTGAAAGTTCTCTTACCTCTTCATGCTCTTGTTGTATTTTCTTGATCATGCCCTGCACATTGCATGAAAAGCACTCAAATATTTGAGTTAAATGATCCTCTGAAGGTTCTGTGGTAGGAGCACTTGTATAAGCGGTCTCCCAGTTAAGGTCGTCAAGTAATGCTGACACATTCTCCTTTTCTAGTAAAATGTGCACATCATCCGTTCCGCTCATGAGTTGAATTAGTCTCTCGTTCTTGTCTTGATACTCTTGGATGTCATTTATAATTCCTTTGGAGGTTTGTTCCTTCTGCTCTACTTCATGTATGAAATCTTTGATCTCAGTTTTACAAGAATCAATGCATTTAATCATGTCAGCAGCATCGCATTTGATTTTCTCAAGCTGTGTTAAATGTCTCTTATGTTGTGACAGCAATGCTTGGTCATTTATGAATTTTTTATTGACGTCCTCTCGCTCACTTTCAAATTCAGCACGGATAAGTTGTGCCGCTTCTTTAACAGTAGAAAACTGGCAGTATTGGAGATGTTTTTCCTCCCCGAGACACAGTGGGCAGATGAGCTGATCACAAGTCTGGCACAAAAACATCAGCATTTCGCCTTTGTGTTTAGGACATCCACTGGTGATCTTGTTTTTGATAATTTCTAGTTGACTTTGTATATCAAAATTTGTTCGAAATTGTTTTTTTTGCTGCATTTTTCTTTGTTTCTAAGTCTGGACAGTCAAACTCAACATTGCTACGACATTTTGGGCATGGAAACTTTCCTGTAACTCCATGTGTGGTTGCAGTACTGTCTATAGTTTCTTGAAGGCATTCTTGGCAAAATGTATGCAAACAAGGGGTGACAGTTTTAGGAATTGTGTAGTGGTCCAGGCATATACTGCAGGTAAGCTGTTGAGACATATCTTGCAGGAGGCTACTCTTCTTTATTATATTTCCACATGAAGCCATTTTATGAGCTGAAAGAAGAGTTTGatcaagacaaagacaagataaaaactaatgtaGTATGTAAACCATGATGGCGTATGCTGTTACTGCACTAGTAAAAATTCAAAACCACATGGATAGTAgacaaagttaaacaaaattaactttgtctATTATCCCTGGGGtctatacgctggcaaagttacgtaactaatcggattaactaccatagcaataggtacaaacaatttttaatATACCGcgcagcactacaagcaggttgcactcatcacctgtcttcaatcatataatagattgaatacaataccacaataccgctcttttcaaagagactaatcttacaggtacaagtgattagcatttctttgacatctatgttcaatgcagaggtaccgcatgaacgtagaagtgcagcgcgatataatcaaaaattgtttgtacctattggtagttaatccgattattacataacttcgccagcgtattgacaGGCAGATGATGCATGCATTCCAATATATGTGAGTGCCCCGGCCCAGGTGGTGACATATGTAACACcttctgtttgtctgttttttcCTCATTTGCCAATCTTTACCATAGCACACACACACCCAATCCCCACACACCACTATATTTGGCTGCAAATGAGGACCAGTCGTCAGTTATTTTTAGGTGTGCATCCTCATTTGCAGGTCTttaggtgctgtgcaataatgatcgagccctggaggagggtaaaattaggaggggcaagaaatatttggcctgccaaggggaggggcaagcaatttttgacaagcCAAGAGAGGGGGgtgggcaatttttggcacacattcataaaATGCTCtagaaaggcttaggaaaacagtacgcaaACGCTtagatatgcaaattttcctgcttacaaaataatttggcatgtgcaattaagggggaaaagattttttggcaggccaaggggagggcaagcaattttggtggGCTGAgaggggaggcaagcaatttttggcaggccgtttgaaaattttacctcCTGGGTTCATAATTCAGAGATGCCAACTCTCCCGATTTCGGCGGGAGTCTCTTGATTTTCTCACCGCCTCCCGATTTTGTTCACAAATCTCCTGATTTTccgatatttttgttaaaataataaataattattttgcgcGTCCGTTACCATCTGGATTTCAATCAAGAATAAAAAATCCTAGTTGTCGTATGGCTCATTTCATACTAATAATCATAGTCCACACAAATAATCATAGCGTCGATCGAGCGTACGAAGTACACTGTATGTATCCTACTTTTGGGATGGTAAATGTTGCTCAGTGAGTGCCCAAATGTTTCATTGGTTTCCGTTCTTGGTATTTTGATGCGTGGCGAAAGAAACGTCCGGGGATTATTCTTTCGTTAAGAGCCACGCCCAAATgtgtttcaacaacaaaaatggcaTCGAGTGGAGGGCCTAAGAGAAGAAACCCGCAAAGTAAGAGTCAAAATTCCTTAACAGTTTCACTACTGAATGGCACACTGTTCTACATGCAACACGGACGTAAGCATATGATTCGGTGGGAGAAACGACATAAAAATACATAGAGACTGCGTTGCATCAGTGAGTTATACGTGGAACCTTAGACAGTACTTCATCAATCGAAGCAGCAAGGCACACACAACAGCAGTGATAAATGCAGAGTtttgtaggtcaaccatgaatgatccaagCATTACCTCTAGGTCCATCGacaccatgaatgatcctagcattacctctaggtccagggatgctcaaaaaccaaaaaaataaataaaacattttttttgtaggtcaaccatgaatgatcctagcattacctctaggtccagggacactccaaaaccaaaacttaaaaaaaaaaaaattggggaaaaaaaaatctacagtgatacttaccatgcttacatacACAATGTATTTTTGAGATTGTGTTTAACACAACTTTAATAAAAGTAAAGAAACATTTACAAAAGTTGTACTCCATTTTACTGTCATTTCCCATGAAATGGCCTCTCCTGTGGTGCCAAATGTGCAGAAGCCCTCTGGCTTTGCCCCCTTGACACCCACTGGGGCTTTGCCCCTCGACCCCCGGCCATTAAGGGTGAGAGCTCCGCTCGCTACACTTTGCAATTTCATTTTAATCCTCGTCCTCCCTATTTTCAAAAATCtcaatgttggcatctctgcataATTATTGCATATATAGTCCCTTACAAATACACCACCACCTTCGTAATTGTTTCAACCACATATAAAGTCCTGGGTATAAAGTAGAGTACATATACAGTGGCATATAGGGGTGTGGGGGGATATATGTGCCCCTTCCAAACGTTTTGAAACATTTAGAAAGGAAAATAGCTGTAAAACAGCTTGTGTCCCTCCCTATCAAGCCTGGTGCCCCTCCCATCATGGTTGATATCCCCCAATGTCTCTCACTACACCACTGGTCCTGTAATGTTCTAATTGTTTCAACCATGCACTATCATGAAAACTATACACTGTGTAACAATGTGTATGTATAGTACCTAGACATATATTATATGTTATACATCTGCTATGTATTAACAtttaattatgattattattattatttattaaagtcAATATAAGTGTACTTACAGTTGGTTCACTATGGTGCCCAGTAAATGTAGTGAAACAAGTGAATTTGACAAATTCTGCCCGTTGTGAAACATTACTCATATGCAGCAAACGTTAAATTCCCATTGCGATCAGGAAGCATAAAAgcatacatataatattaatatactTGCATGATTTACATTGCCTGTACAGTTGGAAGATTGCCAGATTTCAATATCATGTGGAAGGCAGCATGCTATTTATAGCTATAATTGAGTGTACATGCAGTGTGGAAATCCCCCAACCATCGATGTTTTTaataacttgtttacaacttgttTACAAATAGGACAACTATA
Proteins encoded in this region:
- the LOC140150816 gene encoding uncharacterized protein; protein product: MQQKKQFRTNFDIQSQLEIIKNKITSGCPKHKGEMLMFLCQTCDQLICPLCLGEEKHLQYCQFSTVKEAAQLIRAEFESEREDVNKKFINDQALLSQHKRHLTQLEKIKCDAADMIKCIDSCKTEIKDFIHEVEQKEQTSKGIINDIQEYQDKNERLIQLMSGTDDVHILLEKENVSALLDDLNWETAYTSAPTTEPSEDHLTQIFECFSCNVQGMIKKIQQEHEESSSTASSFTSTATPTKQHEQSDLDDVSPFEKQSRQKLGETLYPKVVSVLEQIFGSKNIPGKVTGMMLELDPIQIQYMITYSDMLASKVEESIEVLIAAHNTHKQPKSGFQTEKIPLQNATKPAKPSTDDDPTQYKHSRQELGEQLYPKIFSVLAQLLNVGTTDIPGKVTGMMLELEEAEIQDVLSNSCMLTTKVEDATEILINHLTDKLQKHRTGAGVT